The following DNA comes from Novosphingobium sp. PP1Y.
CGGCTGGCGCACCTTGCGCGCGGCTGCTTTCAAGTCGTGGTTATAGACCGCTCGGTAGCCTGCAGGTCCGTCCGCTGCGCGCAGGTTCTCCGTCACCGAACGCTGGCGCCATTCAGGATCGGCACGCGCATCGCTCAGTTGCGCAACCGTGTTCCACATGCGGGAGAGATGCGATCCGTCTTCGCAAACGGTCTTGAACGGTGCAAGGCTGCGCAGTTTCGCCGCGCGGGCCTCGGCATCGTAGGCGGCAATCGAGAACAGCGCGATCTTGCCGATCCGTTCGGGTTGCGCCACTGCCATTTGCACGGCGGTCGAGGACCCGGTGTGGTAGCCTGCTACGTCGAGGCATTCGCCCGCAAGAAGAGCATCGGCCAGTGCCAGCATCGCTTCGGCATAGCCTTCGATGGAAGGTCTTTCGTGCGGAGGGTCGCTGGCGCCATAGCCAGGCGTGTCCGGTGCGATGACGGTCCGCCCCTGCGCCGCCAACAGGGGCATGATCGTTTCGTAGATCCAGCCGCTTTTCGGAGTCGGGTGGAACAGCATGAGGGGGCGCCGGGTCGGCTCTTGCGGAATGCAGATGCGATAGTGCAGCTGGCCGGGACCGACCTGCGCATAGGCGCGCCTGACCGGGATGTCAGGCCGCCGCGCCATAGGGCGTGGCTGGTCGCACGCGCAGGGAAACGTCACAGTTCGTCAACGGTTCGGCGCCGTTGGCGGTGACAAGGATCTGGTCTTCGACATGGAGGTTGCCCCAGCCGATTTCGTAATAGGGCATGTCGAGCGAGAAGATCATGTTTTCTTCGAACACGAATTCGCCATTGCCGCCGGGGAGGGTGGGGCCGATCGGGATCATGTGGTCGGAATGTTCCAGGCCGATGCTGTGCGGTGTGGCGAAGAAGAATCCCTCGAAGCCGCCCTTGCGCACGGCTTCGATTACCGTCGATGTCACCTCGTTTGCGGTTATGCCGGGACGAATCGTCTTGAGCAGGGTTTCGCAGCCGATTTCCAGCGCTTTCACGCGCTCCACGACATCGGGGCGCGGGCTCCCGCAAACCGCAACGCGACCGAGATCTCCATGGTAGTTCTGGTATTCGCACAGGCCGTCGAACGTGATCGTCTCGGTTTCCAGTACGCCGCCAAGGTTATTGTTGGTCCCGTGCTGTCCGGTGGCCAGATACAGGCCGCGTCCGCCGCGCCTGGCGATTTCGACGTTGTAGATGCGTTCCAGCTCGGTGCGCGGCATTCCCACCCGCAGTGAATCGATAACGGCCTCCAGCGCTTCCTCGTTCATCCGGGCGACCTGCCGCATCAGTTCGATTTCGCGCGGGGTCTTGACCATGCGGATTTCGCGGAAAAGAGTGGTCGCCTCGCTGATCATTACGCCGGGCAAGCCAATTTCATGCAGCCATGGCCCGATGCGTGGATCGTCGGAACCGATCCGAGCGCTTTCAAGTCCGGCTTCCTGCAAGCCCTTCTTCAGAGCATAAAGTGCATTGACCGATGCCTTGCCGCGATGCGCCTCCATGTAGGCCAGGTATTCCTTGTCGCGCGGGCTCAACGTGTCGTGCGAGATCGGCCATTTCATCCCGTATTCAATCGCTTCGGGATCTTCGACGTCCGGATCGAAATCGCGCCTGTCCTGGTATATCGGGTGGACGTAGGGCATCCGATTTTCCATCCAGGTCGCGGCCGGGTTATGGAAGAAGCGCAAGTGCTCGACGCCGGTGACGATCAGGGCGGATGGCTTGCTCTCGTCGCGTGTCAGCACCGCGTAGTTGTAGAACGAGCGGCGCATGCGCATCAGCGCCCCCCAATAGTCCGAGAGATAGTACACGTTGATCGGAGCGACGGCGACGAGAGCGTCGAGCCCTTCGCGGTCCATGATCCGGTTGGCGCGTTCGCGGTTGAGCAGCATTGTCTTTCCCTTCGCACTGGTCGGTCAGGTGATGCGTCCATTGCGGGTAACGGGGCAGGGCTGCCGCGCCGATTATCTGCACAGTGAGCAATTCGGGTGCTCACTGCTACGCGGCCTGTTGTC
Coding sequences within:
- a CDS encoding alpha/beta fold hydrolase; this encodes MARRPDIPVRRAYAQVGPGQLHYRICIPQEPTRRPLMLFHPTPKSGWIYETIMPLLAAQGRTVIAPDTPGYGASDPPHERPSIEGYAEAMLALADALLAGECLDVAGYHTGSSTAVQMAVAQPERIGKIALFSIAAYDAEARAAKLRSLAPFKTVCEDGSHLSRMWNTVAQLSDARADPEWRQRSVTENLRAADGPAGYRAVYNHDLKAAARKVRQPVLLINAQDDLWELTRLNRDCFPHCIYRELPGTAHGMFTFAAPEIARLLQDFLDVD
- a CDS encoding M24 family metallopeptidase, whose translation is MLLNRERANRIMDREGLDALVAVAPINVYYLSDYWGALMRMRRSFYNYAVLTRDESKPSALIVTGVEHLRFFHNPAATWMENRMPYVHPIYQDRRDFDPDVEDPEAIEYGMKWPISHDTLSPRDKEYLAYMEAHRGKASVNALYALKKGLQEAGLESARIGSDDPRIGPWLHEIGLPGVMISEATTLFREIRMVKTPREIELMRQVARMNEEALEAVIDSLRVGMPRTELERIYNVEIARRGGRGLYLATGQHGTNNNLGGVLETETITFDGLCEYQNYHGDLGRVAVCGSPRPDVVERVKALEIGCETLLKTIRPGITANEVTSTVIEAVRKGGFEGFFFATPHSIGLEHSDHMIPIGPTLPGGNGEFVFEENMIFSLDMPYYEIGWGNLHVEDQILVTANGAEPLTNCDVSLRVRPATPYGAAA